From one Pseudomonadota bacterium genomic stretch:
- a CDS encoding GvpL/GvpF family gas vesicle protein, giving the protein MRIYTYCIIDATEELNESISGLEGASVYNIPYNDIGIVSSNLEGKVETDAETIMVHEKAIEKLMEHYTVLPMRFHTVFRKEGDVILMMERLYDEFKINLQRLCGKVEIGLKVLWNGKEVKARIIEGMNGDGSIRQTNGASPGRNLLEEKLIEYRVDNAFEHEADRSIEGINNMLNGYIADRSYKRLQTENLLLDAAYLVEKERIAHFREIFGKIRTTYCDFRYLLSGPWP; this is encoded by the coding sequence ATGAGGATCTATACATACTGCATTATTGATGCTACCGAAGAGTTGAATGAGTCCATCTCAGGGCTGGAAGGGGCTTCTGTTTATAATATCCCTTATAACGATATCGGTATTGTATCGAGCAATCTGGAAGGAAAGGTAGAAACCGATGCGGAGACAATAATGGTCCACGAAAAGGCAATAGAGAAACTGATGGAGCACTATACGGTACTCCCCATGAGATTTCATACGGTCTTCAGAAAAGAGGGAGATGTCATCCTCATGATGGAGCGCCTTTATGATGAATTCAAAATTAACCTGCAGAGGCTTTGCGGAAAGGTCGAAATCGGCTTGAAGGTCCTCTGGAACGGCAAAGAAGTAAAGGCCCGTATTATAGAGGGGATGAATGGGGATGGCAGTATCAGACAGACCAACGGCGCATCGCCCGGAAGGAACCTGCTTGAAGAAAAACTCATTGAATACAGGGTTGATAACGCATTTGAGCATGAGGCGGACCGGAGCATCGAAGGCATTAATAACATGTTGAATGGATACATTGCAGACAGGAGCTATAAAAGGTTGCAGACAGAGAACCTCCTTCTTGATGCCGCATACCTCGTGGAGAAGGAAAGAATTGCTCATTTCAGGGAAATATTTGGCAAAATACGGACTACATACTGCGATTTCAGATACCTGCTGAGCGGTCCCTGGCC
- a CDS encoding gas vesicle protein produces the protein MISKTRDITLLEILDRALNKGVVISGDIVISVADVDLVYLGLKVLLSSVETMEKLRGAPFAEAG, from the coding sequence ATGATTTCAAAAACGAGAGATATAACGCTTTTAGAAATTCTGGACAGAGCATTGAACAAGGGTGTGGTCATATCAGGAGATATTGTTATTTCCGTGGCAGACGTTGATCTCGTCTATCTGGGACTTAAGGTTCTACTGAGCTCTGTTGAGACAATGGAGAAGCTTAGGGGAGCGCCTTTTGCAGAAGCGGGTTAA
- a CDS encoding GvpL/GvpF family gas vesicle protein, with amino-acid sequence MDNIIYLYCVTEKAPELKELKSLDDSLHTIHHNSLYAVVSNVPQEEFDDEHLKKNLDDMEWLKNKAGLHEMIIEGVMKETCVIPFRFATLFYTDDSLKTMLEKHGTELKMHLKNLQDKKEWGVKIYCDMGKLKKALIKEDEELLKIDKEIESASPGKAFLLKKKKDETLNKLVQAKINEYCGFCFERLSKESLKTHINRLLPKEVTERNDEMIFNVAFLVNQHNVNGFVEAVKSIQAIYKMKGISIDCTGPWPPYNFCILVDKTVLELDSIRKNGNNEEQTR; translated from the coding sequence ATGGATAACATTATTTATTTGTATTGTGTTACAGAAAAGGCTCCGGAATTGAAGGAACTGAAAAGCTTAGATGACAGCTTGCATACTATCCATCACAACAGTCTATATGCTGTAGTGAGCAATGTTCCGCAAGAGGAGTTCGATGATGAACATTTAAAGAAGAATTTGGATGATATGGAGTGGCTCAAAAATAAAGCTGGATTACACGAAATGATAATAGAAGGGGTTATGAAGGAAACATGCGTAATACCTTTTAGATTTGCAACATTATTTTATACTGATGACAGTTTAAAAACGATGCTTGAAAAACATGGAACAGAACTTAAAATGCATTTAAAAAATTTACAGGACAAAAAAGAATGGGGGGTTAAAATTTATTGTGATATGGGTAAATTAAAAAAAGCCCTTATTAAAGAAGATGAAGAGCTTTTAAAAATAGATAAAGAAATTGAATCTGCTTCGCCCGGTAAGGCATTTCTTTTGAAAAAGAAAAAGGACGAAACGCTCAACAAGCTTGTCCAGGCAAAGATTAATGAATATTGCGGGTTCTGCTTTGAAAGGCTCAGCAAAGAAAGCCTCAAAACCCATATCAATAGATTATTACCAAAAGAAGTAACAGAAAGAAATGATGAAATGATATTTAATGTGGCATTTTTAGTTAATCAACATAATGTCAATGGATTTGTTGAAGCGGTGAAGTCGATTCAAGCAATATATAAAATGAAGGGGATAAGCATAGACTGCACAGGCCCATGGCCACCGTATAATTTCTGCATTTTAGTTGATAAAACAGTTCTTGAATTAGATTCTATAAGGAAAAATGGAAATAATGAGGAGCAAACCCGATGA
- a CDS encoding gas vesicle protein: protein MARLDKAMQVVTEFLKKVLNVEDAKIIRITNSGDGWEAEAEVYEESSFIKSLGLPTRVNDRNIYKVRVDANLEVESYEREEQMKQAS, encoded by the coding sequence GTGGCTCGTTTAGACAAAGCTATGCAGGTAGTTACAGAATTTTTAAAAAAAGTGCTCAACGTTGAAGATGCAAAAATTATCAGGATTACTAACTCTGGTGATGGCTGGGAGGCAGAAGCAGAAGTGTATGAGGAAAGTTCATTTATAAAGTCGCTCGGGCTGCCTACCAGGGTAAATGATAGAAATATCTACAAAGTCAGGGTAGACGCAAATCTGGAAGTAGAGTCCTATGAAAGAGAAGAACAGATGAAACAAGCAAGTTAA
- a CDS encoding gas vesicle protein GvpG, which translates to MFLIDDILLSPLKGLIWLGNKINEVAEREVSDEGRVKEKLMELQLRFELDEIDGEEYDRQEKELLAHLESIRRMKEAEEEV; encoded by the coding sequence ATGTTTCTGATTGATGACATACTGCTTTCGCCATTGAAAGGTCTTATATGGCTTGGCAACAAAATTAATGAAGTAGCTGAGAGGGAGGTATCCGACGAAGGTCGTGTCAAGGAAAAGCTAATGGAATTACAACTACGGTTTGAGCTGGATGAAATTGATGGAGAGGAATACGACAGACAAGAAAAAGAGCTTTTAGCTCACCTTGAATCCATAAGAAGAATGAAAGAAGCAGAGGAGGAGGTGTAA
- a CDS encoding GvpL/GvpF family gas vesicle protein gives MKEGKYIYCIVETNGQESFGNIGIGGRGDEVYAICFKNLGAVVSDSPVIKYPVSRENTLAHEKVIEKLMEEFTVLPVRFGTIAEGEEKIKHILENEYDRFEELLTMLEDKKELGIKALYKEELIYKCILKKYEDIRVLKEKVASLPPEKTHYQRTEIGRMVENALQKEKEIDKEHILNTLSPLSVEFKTSTAYGDRMVLNAAFLVEKKKEKEFDRRVNELAEHYGEKMLFKYIGIIPPFNFVNLVIETGGY, from the coding sequence GTGAAAGAAGGGAAATATATATACTGCATTGTTGAAACAAATGGGCAGGAAAGTTTTGGAAACATAGGGATCGGGGGTAGAGGAGATGAAGTATATGCTATTTGCTTCAAGAATCTGGGGGCAGTAGTAAGCGATTCCCCGGTCATAAAGTATCCGGTTTCGAGGGAGAATACCCTTGCACACGAGAAGGTGATAGAGAAGCTTATGGAGGAATTTACTGTTCTGCCTGTTAGGTTCGGGACAATTGCTGAAGGTGAAGAGAAGATAAAGCATATCCTTGAAAATGAATACGATAGATTTGAAGAATTACTCACTATGCTTGAAGACAAAAAAGAGCTTGGAATTAAGGCACTATACAAAGAGGAGCTTATCTATAAATGCATCCTAAAGAAATACGAAGATATAAGGGTACTAAAAGAGAAAGTTGCATCCCTCCCGCCTGAAAAGACCCACTATCAACGTACGGAAATAGGCAGGATGGTTGAAAATGCCCTGCAAAAAGAAAAAGAGATTGACAAAGAACATATTTTGAATACCCTGTCGCCCTTGTCAGTAGAATTTAAAACAAGCACTGCGTATGGGGATCGTATGGTGTTGAATGCTGCTTTTTTAGTAGAGAAGAAGAAAGAAAAAGAATTTGATCGTAGGGTCAATGAGCTTGCAGAACATTATGGCGAAAAGATGCTGTTTAAGTATATCGGGATAATACCACCATTTAACTTTGTTAATCTTGTGATTGAAACAGGAGGGTATTGA
- a CDS encoding GvpL/GvpF family gas vesicle protein — MEKEGKYIYCIIETMQERNFGPIGIGGRGDEVLTIGYGDLSMVVSNHPVTKFVVSRENLLAHEKVIEEVMKEFESILPVRFGTVAPSADEIRNLLDRRNSEFRNLLKDMNNKVELGIKGVWKNMEIIFREIAVEDKDIEHVKRKMGRSKDQKDRKTTIDIGRMVEKALQKKKEAEAETIVNVLRKASIDYRLNRTVLEEMFINAAFLIDRGREKEFDNILEDLGGRYYDRTEFRYTGPFPVFNFLNIVIYPEEWEK; from the coding sequence TTGCATTATTGAAACAATGCAGGAAAGAAACTTTGGCCCCATCGGCATAGGTGGAAGGGGCGATGAGGTTTTGACTATTGGTTATGGCGATCTCAGCATGGTAGTCAGTAATCATCCAGTGACAAAATTTGTAGTAAGTCGAGAAAATTTACTTGCCCATGAAAAGGTTATAGAAGAGGTGATGAAAGAATTCGAGAGCATACTCCCTGTAAGGTTTGGAACTGTTGCACCTTCTGCTGACGAGATAAGAAACCTTCTTGACAGAAGGAATAGTGAATTTAGAAACCTTCTCAAGGATATGAACAACAAGGTGGAATTAGGTATCAAAGGCGTATGGAAAAATATGGAAATTATTTTTCGAGAAATTGCCGTGGAAGACAAAGATATTGAGCATGTAAAGAGAAAGATGGGAAGAAGTAAAGACCAGAAAGATAGAAAAACTACTATAGATATTGGGAGGATGGTTGAGAAAGCACTCCAGAAAAAGAAAGAAGCAGAGGCAGAAACTATTGTGAATGTCTTAAGAAAAGCTTCAATTGATTATAGGCTGAACAGGACAGTACTTGAAGAGATGTTTATCAACGCTGCTTTCCTAATAGATAGAGGCAGGGAGAAAGAATTTGACAATATCTTAGAAGACCTTGGCGGCAGGTATTATGACAGGACTGAGTTCAGATATACAGGACCATTCCCTGTTTTCAACTTTTTGAATATAGTGATTTATCCTGAAGAGTGGGAGAAATGA